One window of Deltaproteobacteria bacterium genomic DNA carries:
- a CDS encoding RidA family protein, producing the protein MARREVVKVTNAPKHGDNPIPICTKLGNLILPSVISGRAPDQTEQSADPEKQIAQAFINMKNIIEAAGGKTENIGKITVYLSDIKYRSLVNKEWVKMFPNENDRPSRHVVDMPLRGKTVIQLDVVAMV; encoded by the coding sequence ATGGCACGCCGCGAAGTCGTTAAAGTTACCAACGCGCCGAAGCATGGAGACAACCCGATCCCCATCTGCACGAAGCTCGGCAATCTGATATTACCCTCGGTGATCTCGGGTCGAGCGCCCGATCAAACCGAGCAGTCCGCTGATCCGGAGAAGCAGATCGCCCAGGCTTTCATCAACATGAAAAACATCATCGAAGCCGCCGGCGGCAAAACGGAGAACATCGGTAAGATCACCGTGTATTTGAGCGATATCAAATACCGCAGCTTGGTTAATAAAGAATGGGTGAAAATGTTCCCCAATGAAAACGATCGCCCCTCGCGCCATGTCGTCGACATGCCGCTGCGTGGCAAGACCGTGATTCAACTCGATGTGGTCGCGATGGTATGA
- a CDS encoding Gfo/Idh/MocA family oxidoreductase yields the protein MHAEHTLIAAKHGKHVIVEKPMALTIDDAERMNETADRYKIKLLCGHTHSFDAPVRKMREIVKSGELGPLRMINTWNYNEFMYRPWPTPELVTSNGLIFNQTPHQVDVVRLIGGGKVKSVRAWTGAWDKIRPGVGAYSCFMEFDGGVPATLVYNGYGFFDTAELMWWTGEGGQPRNPDTNVKMRANLTKIGGPNVDKVLEEQKEQMRYGQRSDKWPSIWQIWGAGHDAPVHHQSFFGLTVVSCEKGDMRQSQDGIYVYGEDTKWEVSLEKVMRGRQAEVTELYEAVKNNRPVSHDGRWGQATLEVCLAIVESGKTGKEIMMKHQTASWE from the coding sequence ATGCACGCCGAGCATACGCTGATCGCCGCCAAGCACGGCAAACATGTCATCGTTGAAAAACCAATGGCGCTCACCATCGACGATGCTGAGCGCATGAACGAGACCGCGGACAGATACAAGATCAAGCTTCTCTGCGGCCACACCCATAGCTTCGATGCGCCGGTGCGTAAGATGCGCGAGATCGTCAAGAGCGGCGAGCTAGGCCCGCTGCGCATGATCAACACCTGGAACTACAATGAGTTCATGTACCGCCCCTGGCCGACGCCAGAGCTGGTAACCAGCAATGGCTTGATCTTCAACCAAACGCCGCACCAGGTCGACGTCGTACGCTTGATCGGCGGAGGCAAAGTGAAGTCGGTCAGAGCCTGGACCGGAGCCTGGGACAAGATCCGACCCGGCGTTGGCGCCTATTCCTGCTTCATGGAATTTGACGGCGGCGTACCGGCGACGTTGGTCTACAACGGCTACGGCTTCTTCGACACCGCGGAGTTGATGTGGTGGACTGGCGAAGGCGGACAACCGCGCAACCCGGACACGAACGTTAAGATGCGCGCTAACCTGACCAAGATTGGCGGACCTAATGTCGACAAGGTGCTCGAAGAACAAAAAGAACAGATGCGTTATGGCCAACGCTCTGACAAATGGCCGTCGATCTGGCAAATCTGGGGCGCCGGACATGACGCCCCGGTGCATCACCAATCGTTTTTCGGCTTAACCGTGGTTTCCTGCGAAAAGGGCGACATGCGGCAATCCCAAGACGGCATTTACGTCTACGGCGAGGACACGAAATGGGAAGTGTCGCTGGAAAAAGTCATGCGCGGGCGGCAAGCGGAAGTGACTGAGCTCTATGAAGCTGTAAAAAACAATCGCCCGGTGTCACACGACGGCCGCTGGGGCCAAGCGACCTTAGAGGTCTGCCTGGCCATCGTCGAGTCGGGCA
- a CDS encoding tripartite tricarboxylate transporter substrate binding protein gives MENGRLKTLVMKCLVSPIALAFVFAAVDAGDAQESFFKGKQVRIVVGLSAGGGYDRAARIVSRHIGKHIPGNPDVLVQNMPGASSAIAANYVWGVAKPDGLTILASHNNLYLSQIAGYKEVKLDLTRFNWIGSLENDDMMIFVRGDSPFKSMGDVVRASELPKCGSTGAGSADYVMSKILAETIGVKVEHVLGYPGSNEIGLALERGEINCMGLTIANYFASDRYVGWHKNKFVRMLAQGGHKRDPRIPDAPTIYELMDEFKTPPTKRRVAEAMNQGAEWARPFLVAPAVPTDRVATLRSAFEKATKDPDLLAEAKRLRVEVTPVRGEQLQKLAKEVLSQPPEVTEQIKKLFVQ, from the coding sequence ATGGAGAATGGAAGGTTGAAAACTTTGGTCATGAAATGCCTTGTCTCGCCGATCGCTTTGGCATTTGTTTTCGCGGCCGTGGATGCCGGTGATGCACAGGAATCGTTCTTCAAGGGCAAACAAGTCCGTATCGTCGTCGGACTCAGTGCTGGGGGCGGTTACGACCGCGCGGCGCGGATCGTTAGCCGGCACATTGGCAAGCATATTCCCGGCAATCCGGACGTGCTGGTGCAGAACATGCCGGGAGCGAGCTCGGCGATCGCCGCCAACTACGTCTGGGGTGTTGCCAAGCCGGACGGTCTGACGATCTTGGCGTCGCACAACAATCTCTATCTCAGTCAGATTGCGGGTTACAAAGAAGTGAAGTTAGATTTGACCAGATTCAATTGGATCGGTTCGCTGGAAAACGACGACATGATGATCTTCGTGCGCGGCGACTCGCCGTTCAAGTCCATGGGCGACGTCGTGCGCGCCAGCGAGCTGCCGAAGTGCGGCTCCACGGGGGCAGGCAGCGCCGATTATGTGATGTCGAAAATTCTGGCCGAAACCATCGGCGTCAAGGTCGAGCATGTGCTGGGTTATCCAGGCAGCAATGAGATTGGCCTGGCGCTGGAGCGCGGCGAGATCAATTGCATGGGGCTTACCATCGCCAACTATTTTGCCAGTGACCGCTACGTCGGCTGGCACAAGAATAAGTTCGTGCGCATGCTGGCGCAGGGCGGACACAAGCGCGACCCGCGTATTCCTGATGCGCCGACTATCTATGAGTTGATGGATGAATTTAAAACGCCGCCGACCAAGCGGCGCGTCGCCGAAGCGATGAACCAGGGCGCGGAATGGGCGCGGCCGTTCTTGGTGGCACCAGCCGTGCCAACGGATCGGGTTGCCACTTTGCGTAGCGCGTTTGAAAAAGCGACCAAAGATCCAGATCTGCTTGCCGAAGCGAAGCGGCTGCGCGTTGAAGTCACGCCAGTGCGCGGTGAACAACTGCAGAAGTTGGCTAAAGAAGTGTTGAGCCAACCGCCGGAAGTGACTGAGCAGATCAAGAAGCTTTTCGTGCAATAG
- a CDS encoding MFS transporter, giving the protein MSDQATTLNSNTPSSETPTLEASIQQKRMALGLISGCHVLNHLQYSITSVMFPVMMTELGFGLVGLGFISALSSFVGQGLQVIYGFLSNFFRRTTMLAVGNVVVGLTAMSQYFVSSYPQLVAARVAIDAGSSPQHPLGSSILSRYYPQSRGWALTFHHSAGNLGSFIGPAAASLALLYFSWQTAFVIFGAFSLVMGLTLFWVQDHSRGAEAAASGRKKAKVGLDAYVQCLKNRNILFTSLVLMVGAAGRGTGVNMTYLVPFFMDKFGVTASTGGFILTLMQAAGLVGPLAIAWYSDRTGKRKGITQLTLLLSAIMTFFLVQHSSLTIWFYANLLLYGAVVQARGSLTQTMIGDFATPELTDAAFSIYYFVGFISGPIWTLIIGYVMQHHGFTPAFYIAGGTYIAGMLLLLFVKEDRKPVGRVSAA; this is encoded by the coding sequence ATGAGCGATCAGGCGACGACCCTCAATTCAAATACTCCGTCATCGGAGACACCCACCCTCGAAGCGTCGATCCAGCAGAAGCGTATGGCGCTTGGGCTAATCAGCGGCTGCCATGTCTTGAATCATCTGCAATACAGCATCACCTCGGTCATGTTTCCGGTGATGATGACCGAGCTGGGCTTCGGTCTGGTGGGCCTGGGATTCATCTCGGCGCTGTCGAGCTTCGTCGGCCAGGGGCTGCAGGTGATCTACGGGTTCTTGTCGAATTTTTTTCGCCGCACCACCATGCTCGCGGTCGGCAACGTGGTCGTGGGGCTAACAGCGATGTCGCAATACTTCGTCAGCAGCTATCCGCAGCTTGTCGCCGCGCGCGTCGCCATCGACGCGGGCTCGAGCCCGCAGCATCCCTTGGGATCGAGTATTCTTTCGCGCTACTATCCGCAGTCGCGCGGCTGGGCGCTGACGTTTCACCATTCGGCGGGCAATTTGGGATCGTTCATCGGCCCGGCGGCGGCATCGCTGGCGCTACTTTATTTTAGCTGGCAGACCGCCTTTGTGATCTTCGGCGCGTTCAGCTTGGTCATGGGACTCACTCTATTTTGGGTGCAGGACCATTCGCGCGGCGCCGAGGCTGCGGCGAGCGGCCGAAAGAAAGCCAAAGTCGGCTTGGATGCCTACGTGCAGTGTTTGAAAAATCGCAACATCCTGTTTACGTCGCTCGTCTTGATGGTCGGCGCCGCCGGCCGCGGCACCGGCGTCAACATGACGTATCTCGTGCCGTTTTTCATGGACAAGTTCGGCGTCACCGCTTCCACCGGCGGATTTATTTTAACCTTGATGCAGGCCGCTGGTTTGGTCGGGCCCTTGGCGATCGCCTGGTATTCGGATCGCACCGGGAAGCGCAAAGGCATCACTCAGCTGACGCTTTTGCTCTCGGCGATCATGACGTTTTTTCTGGTGCAGCATTCGTCGCTGACGATATGGTTCTACGCCAATCTTCTGCTCTACGGCGCGGTCGTCCAGGCGCGCGGCTCGCTGACCCAAACCATGATCGGCGACTTCGCCACGCCGGAGTTGACCGACGCGGCGTTTTCGATCTATTACTTCGTCGGCTTCATCTCGGGACCCATCTGGACGCTGATCATCGGCTACGTCATGCAGCACCATGGTTTCACGCCGGCTTTCTACATCGCCGGCGGCACCTACATCGCCGGCATGCTGTTGCTGCTGTTTGTGAAGGAAGATCGCAAACCCGTAGGTCGAGTTAGCGCAGCGTAA
- a CDS encoding DMT family transporter, whose translation MPQIIALSAAVAYALSFILSKRGFKYSSPITITFISLLIQTVTLFSIALTITGIPSVTPFVFMLFAIAGVLQAVVRQLTYIGIEKIGAARSGPIRASVPFWSAAIAIFFLGEEMTTAIALGTVLVVVGILLISWRADEHVKDFRRWYIIAPLLASILGGVVYPIRRYALRFSDEPIFFGAVVGIVGWACTAAYLALPTTKEKLIWNRESLRYFIAGGAFESLGLLLVLYALTYGPVVMITPLTATLPLWVVIGSKLFLNDVEKITTRIVIGAVLVVLGTVAISFAKA comes from the coding sequence ATGCCCCAGATCATCGCCCTTAGCGCGGCCGTCGCCTACGCCCTGAGTTTCATTCTGTCCAAGCGCGGTTTCAAATATTCTTCGCCGATCACGATCACCTTCATCTCCTTGCTGATCCAAACGGTGACGCTGTTTTCCATCGCGCTGACGATCACCGGCATTCCCTCGGTGACGCCTTTCGTGTTCATGCTGTTCGCCATTGCCGGGGTGTTGCAGGCCGTGGTGCGCCAGTTGACTTACATCGGCATCGAAAAGATCGGCGCCGCGCGCAGCGGGCCGATCCGCGCTTCGGTGCCTTTCTGGAGCGCGGCGATTGCGATCTTTTTTCTTGGCGAAGAGATGACAACGGCCATCGCCCTGGGGACCGTTCTCGTCGTTGTAGGGATTTTGCTGATCTCGTGGCGCGCCGACGAGCATGTCAAAGACTTTCGCCGTTGGTACATCATCGCGCCGTTGCTCGCGTCGATTCTGGGCGGCGTGGTGTATCCGATTCGCCGCTATGCGCTGCGCTTTTCCGACGAGCCGATTTTCTTCGGCGCCGTGGTCGGCATTGTCGGATGGGCTTGCACCGCTGCCTATTTGGCGCTGCCCACCACCAAAGAAAAGCTCATCTGGAATCGCGAATCTTTGCGGTATTTCATCGCCGGCGGCGCTTTCGAATCGCTCGGTCTCCTGCTGGTGCTCTACGCGCTCACCTATGGACCGGTGGTAATGATCACGCCCCTGACAGCGACGCTGCCTCTCTGGGTGGTGATCGGCAGCAAGCTTTTTCTCAACGACGTGGAGAAGATCACCACTCGCATCGTCATCGGCGCGGTTCTGGTTGTGCTCGGCACCGTCGCTATTTCATTTGCAAAGGCTTAG
- a CDS encoding MFS transporter, with the protein MNISSDRSTDTSKRTLAAVGVMLVIFLFAIDATIVATSMPTIVAQLGGLELYSWVFSIYMLASALTTPVFGKLADLFSKRRLMLIGIGVFLLGSILCGIAQSMEAMVLYRAIQGLGGGAIYALSFIVVGVLYPAEMRAKVQGFISGIWGLASILGPVAGGIIVENWSWRWIFFVNLPLIAIATALIVIGLKEQPSERRKPQLDLAGGAALLIGLLLIFYALSRSAHAHHPLNAESLVYVGAGVAVMILFFFIEKRAAEPIIPLDLFHVPLYRSAAAVATLSAMGVFGAISYMPLYLQGVSGIAASRAGLTLLVLSVAWTGGSLLAGKGINRIGYRWVACAGMTLLALGYAIFVLPHVNLGIAAIVVSALVIGVGMGLANLTTLVAAQSTVAQQRIGVATSTIMLFRTFGAAFVVSLMGTVMLSHMQRAVNTIKASNTSISNELWNKLANPQNLLEPTTRAQIPSDLLPKLIASLADSLWFAFLTGFLLMLVGVIASLKMGNYAPADTARPGKTSSV; encoded by the coding sequence ATGAATATTTCTTCCGATCGTTCTACCGACACATCGAAACGCACCCTTGCCGCCGTCGGCGTCATGCTGGTGATCTTTCTTTTCGCCATTGACGCGACGATTGTTGCGACGTCCATGCCGACCATCGTCGCTCAGCTCGGCGGTTTGGAGCTCTACAGCTGGGTGTTTTCGATTTATATGTTGGCCTCGGCGCTAACCACGCCGGTGTTCGGCAAACTCGCCGACCTGTTCAGCAAGCGGCGCCTGATGCTAATCGGCATCGGCGTGTTCTTGCTCGGCTCGATCCTGTGCGGCATTGCCCAAAGCATGGAAGCGATGGTGCTTTACCGCGCCATCCAAGGCCTCGGCGGCGGCGCTATATATGCGCTGTCGTTCATCGTCGTCGGCGTGCTCTATCCGGCGGAGATGCGCGCCAAAGTCCAGGGGTTTATCAGCGGCATTTGGGGGTTGGCGTCGATCCTCGGCCCCGTAGCTGGCGGCATCATCGTCGAGAACTGGAGCTGGCGCTGGATTTTTTTCGTCAACCTGCCGCTGATCGCCATCGCAACCGCGCTCATCGTCATCGGCTTAAAAGAGCAACCGAGCGAGAGGCGCAAACCCCAACTCGACCTTGCCGGCGGCGCGGCGCTGCTGATCGGCCTTTTGTTGATTTTCTACGCCCTGTCGCGCAGCGCCCATGCGCACCATCCGCTCAACGCCGAATCGCTGGTCTACGTCGGCGCCGGCGTCGCGGTCATGATCCTGTTTTTTTTCATCGAGAAGCGCGCCGCCGAACCGATCATTCCGCTCGATCTTTTCCACGTGCCGCTCTATCGATCGGCCGCCGCTGTGGCGACACTCAGCGCCATGGGCGTCTTCGGCGCCATCAGCTACATGCCGCTATATTTGCAGGGTGTCAGCGGCATCGCCGCCTCGCGCGCGGGACTCACGCTGCTCGTCTTGAGCGTCGCCTGGACCGGCGGCAGCTTGCTGGCCGGCAAAGGCATCAACCGCATCGGCTACCGCTGGGTCGCATGCGCCGGCATGACGCTGTTGGCGCTCGGCTATGCGATCTTCGTGCTGCCGCACGTAAACCTGGGCATCGCCGCCATCGTCGTCAGCGCGCTGGTGATCGGCGTCGGCATGGGCCTGGCCAACCTGACGACGCTGGTCGCCGCCCAATCCACCGTGGCGCAACAGCGCATCGGCGTGGCGACTTCAACAATCATGTTATTTCGCACGTTCGGCGCGGCGTTCGTCGTCAGCCTGATGGGAACGGTCATGTTGAGCCACATGCAACGCGCGGTGAACACAATCAAAGCGAGCAACACATCGATCAGCAACGAGCTCTGGAACAAACTCGCCAATCCGCAAAATCTTTTGGAGCCGACGACGCGAGCACAGATTCCCAGCGACCTATTGCCCAAATTGATTGCCAGCCTGGCTGACTCCTTATGGTTCGCCTTTCTCACCGGATTTCTATTGATGCTCGTCGGCGTGATCGCGAGTCTAAAGATGGGCAACTACGCCCCGGCGGATACGGCGAGACCCGGCAAAACGTCTAGCGTTTAG
- a CDS encoding DUF433 domain-containing protein produces the protein MRDDYITMRDGGYWIGESRIALDAVVYRFLEGLSPESMAESFPVLTLEQVYGAITYYLVHRAAIDAYL, from the coding sequence ATGCGCGATGACTATATTACCATGCGGGACGGCGGGTACTGGATTGGGGAGAGCCGCATCGCCCTCGATGCCGTCGTCTATCGCTTTCTGGAAGGTCTCTCCCCCGAGAGCATGGCGGAGAGTTTTCCCGTGCTCACATTAGAGCAGGTTTATGGCGCCATTACGTATTACCTGGTCCATCGAGCGGCCATTGATGCGTATCTCTAA